ACGGCCTTCATATTTATCGACACAAGAGACCACCCATTCATAGTTCTTGGGATCGCTATGTTCGGGTCGCTCAACGAACGCCTGCCACTGGTCGGGGTAGGTGCGCAGCCCGAGATTCGGATCGCTCAACCATTGTTCCAGGACGTCGATCTTCAACCGCGTGATGTCCGTCAAAATCGCCAAGATGCAGCGATTGAGATTGGTATCGTCCAGCACATCGTGGTCCGCCAGATGCACGCCGCCCGAGGACCGGATAGTGGCCGCGCTTCCCAGGGTATACAGAAAGGCCATGCCCACCGCGCCCGCGCCGGCGACATAGCTCTTGGGAAGATCGAACGGGCCAAATGCGGGATTGGGACCGTCGAGTCCGATCCGGTGATCATAGGCCGAGAAGACAAGGCTTGTGTAGGAGGAGGCGTCCCTTAGCGGGTACAGCAATTTGTAGACCGCTGCGGTCCCCAGACAAGCGGCAATGATCGCGCCCAGCGGGTTGTCGTCCGGTTCTAAGCCGCGCCACCGATCGTCATTGAGGAAAACCCGCCAGCCATTTGCGCCTATGGCGATGCTCCTGCCGTCCATGCGCGCGGCACCGCCGATTCGCACGAACACCCATTCGGGGGCGTCCCCTTCCGGGTAGCCCTCCGCAATGCGGTAGTGGTTCGGATTAAGATCGGCAAGCAGGTGCAGTGATGCCAGCCGGAGATTCGTTTCCTTGTTGGGAATCAGAACGTGAGATAGGCGCTCGATCCCCGGATCAATTACGAGCCGGAATTCTTCGATGCCTTTGTACAGGCGTGCTAGGAGATTGATCGTCAGCGCCCAGGCGATCTGGCCGGTTCGGCTTCGCAGAAAGGCCGGATCACCTTCAATGACCACTTTCGACTTCGCATGTCCTGCAAACGACGCGGCATGTCGGCGATGAAGACGCTCGTGGCGGTCGGCGAGATTGTCCAAAAGGTTCATAGCGAACTCCCGGCGTCGCCGACGACCCTCAGCCTTTGCCAGTCGGCCGCCAACCACTCTATCCAGTCGCCGTCCCTATTGCATTCCACCATGCAGAATTTCGTTAGATCGGCCCAGTTCACGTTTGCGAAGTTTGGGATAACGAGATTCAGTGCGCCTTGCTGCTTGTTGAGCGCACTGACAGCATCCCATTCCGAGAAGTACGCGCGCTGCGGATGACTGTGAATCTGTGTCAGAAGGAGCAAGTTGCGCGGGCGAACGAGGCGACGCACGGCGCGCATCGCCTCAGCCGAGATAGCATAGTTCTGCGGCCGGTTTTGCTGCTCCGGCCGAATGGCTTCAACGACGGTGCACATGCCGTCCGCCAAAACCTCGCCATACCACAGGACGCATCCCTCGACGCTGTTCGCGCGGAAGGGTTCAAATAGTCTCCGCGTCTCGCCAACGATCCTTTCGGAGACCTGCAGCGCGGTGATGATTTTCGGGAGCTCGCTCATGGCTGTTTGCGGTAGCCCTTATAGTGTGTGCTGCTGATCGCGCGCTGGACCATCGCCACGACGCCCACCACGTTGTGCCGTTCCTGGTCCCACTTCTTGGGATCGTCCGCGGCAAGAGCCCCGTGTGTTTCCGTGAATTCATGGGTCCATTGAAAGCAGAGATAGGACTTCGCCGGCTCGGCCGCGTTGATCTGGACATTGATCCAGGGATTGCCGTCGATGTTTGGCCACCAGCGCTCAAATTCTTCGGCTGCGCCGATGGCTCGGGTCTCAGGATTGACGAAGGTGACGCCAGGTTGCTCGTGCGGGTAGTAGTTGAAGGTCAGGCGCAGAAGATATTTGTGCAACACCTCCGGCGATCCGAAGTGGCGCTGCATCTCGACGTAGCAGATCCCGTTGGCCTCATCCCA
This genomic window from Pirellulales bacterium contains:
- a CDS encoding ThiF family adenylyltransferase — encoded protein: MNLLDNLADRHERLHRRHAASFAGHAKSKVVIEGDPAFLRSRTGQIAWALTINLLARLYKGIEEFRLVIDPGIERLSHVLIPNKETNLRLASLHLLADLNPNHYRIAEGYPEGDAPEWVFVRIGGAARMDGRSIAIGANGWRVFLNDDRWRGLEPDDNPLGAIIAACLGTAAVYKLLYPLRDASSYTSLVFSAYDHRIGLDGPNPAFGPFDLPKSYVAGAGAVGMAFLYTLGSAATIRSSGGVHLADHDVLDDTNLNRCILAILTDITRLKIDVLEQWLSDPNLGLRTYPDQWQAFVERPEHSDPKNYEWVVSCVDKYEGRRAVQYDRLPRVLLTAGTNDFLLSVSRHVLNDGLACGLCHQARAPVACSKASDGAAEAFEEEPDPSIGFVSVLAGALLCAEYLKAVVPVFADGAVKNAVRVNTLLFKARRAARTKDLQCGCSSKFVAAGYSRTWPTAG